In the genome of Raphanus sativus cultivar WK10039 chromosome 9, ASM80110v3, whole genome shotgun sequence, the window CTACTACAACAATTACATTAACATGACCAAAGATCATTTGTCTCATAGTCTTAGAAATTAATCAAACAGATTACTTGCCTGAACAAAAGAGAATGTTATATCAGTGACACTCTGCTAAGAGAAGAAAGAGCTCTTCATCTGCTATGGCTCCCATCTCCATCGCTCTTTCCAATACACTTAATCCTCCACCATCCTCTATCGAAGGACGAGCACCTCTGCATTCTCCATAGAAAGTGAAACAATCATCATGTCAAGCAAAATGTTCCTCATGAggtaatgaaaaataaatatttttttttttaattattacttaCCTTCTCAGTAAAACCTTTGCAAATGCGTTGTTCCCTGATGCAATACAATGGTGTAACGGAGTTCTCCCATGATAATCTCTCATGTTTATATCAGCACCAAACTGCAACAACAGTTCAAGCAAGACCGGGTCACCGCTCTGACACGCCACATGCAACAACGAACATCCTTGAAGACAGTTTCTTGAATCGTTCGAAGCCTTGATTCTCTGACACGCGTTTGGATCGTGTCTCTTCCTCACTTCATCTAGTTCATCAACATGGTGATGATATGCATCAACGGCAGTAATATCATCGAACTTGGTATTGATGATGATATTTGCGTCCGCTGTTACAATGAGTCGGTAGATTTCTCGTATGTTCTTACTTTGAACAGCTTCCCATATTCTAGTTGAGTCAGTAAGTTTTGTTTTGCTTTCATCTTTGATAACTAGAGCTTTCTCCAGGTACTGGCTAGGCATAAAACATTATCTGGTTTTAGTATCATTACCCTTTTCTCTATCACATTGCATGAGCTAATAGGATGAGTACAATAAAACTTTCAGAGGTGAATGTGACACCTTGACTTGAATGTATTTCTCCTTTAGAGCAAATGAATCTTTTGAAGATGGTTTTGTAATCAATTCAAGCTTGTTAGTTGATCTCTTTtcactgcaaaaaaaaaaaatgcaccaATAGGCATGATATAAAATCCTATGTTGGACACATTTGACTTCTTGATTATGTGTTTAGAGCATCACACCAGTCATCGTCAAGGTGAAGTAGGCCCTCCCACACTCCATTACAATATGCATTGCCTAAGTTTCGAAATAAGTCCAAGATTGTGGGTTCCCATACTTTCACATCCAATGTGAGTGATCTCACCTACAGAAAATGTTACTTTGTCAAAAGACTCAAAATGCTTATGATAAAGTAAACCATGACTTGTAGAATAACAGCATACAATAATAATTTGACATGATATATTAATCCaaagagaaaaaatgaaaagaaaacacGTGTCCAAAAGCTATGACTACAACAATGTTTATTACTTCACCAAGAATTTgtaacaaactaaaaaaaacaaatacctTGGATATATGAACACCTAGGTTCCTGTGAACACCAGAGCATTCTATGCACATCAACACTCCAAGATTCAATGATGCCCACTCAGGATCAGATGCATTGCATTCTGCACATGCATCGTTTCCATGGATTCCTCTGAGTGTTGTAAGGACATCATCCCCCATATTTAGTCTTCGATTACAATCTTTCTTTTGATCCAGGGAGAGTTCGTCACCAGCAGCACCAGAGCTAGTATAGTTAATTGGTGACTGCAGAATATAATACAATACGCATTAGCACAAAATCTTCACAATTGGTTTAAGTCAAAGTTAAAAAGAGAAGCCTGAAGGCTAGTCTTGTGTAAACCTGTTGCAAGAAATGAGAATTCAATCGTGTTGCTATAGCTGCTGTGATCTTATTCACCCAATCTATCCGATCAGCTCCATTTTCAGCCTAGTTAGCATACAGAAATAAGCTTTATTAGCCTCCTAATATTGCTCCTTCACGTCCTCCCTATATCTAAATAACAAGGGTACCTGTAATGTGTAAGTCATTTGAGGAGAAATGATTCTAAAACAAAGTCGAAGATCTGTATCCTCTGCATCCAGTTTTATCAGTGAAGTACGGAGATCGATCATGTTGCAATCTAGGCTTCCTTGTGAAGCTGAGCGAACGTGCCTTGAACGAAATCTCCTAAAGACGCCGCTCTTATGCTCACCTAAACCACTATAGTAGTGTTGAGATCcctaagaagaaaaaaaaaagatggctAGAATTAATCAAAACTGAGAAAGAGTGAAATGAAGAAAGTGAGAAAGACTTGTTTAACAGACAAAAGCAGTAAAAAAACCACCTTGGCATACATACCGCTGATTTGTTACCGGTGTTTCTGTAATAGTATAGGGATCCATGGTTGTCAAGTACAAAGaatctccttttccaatcagcTCTAAGACTAGCTGATCGCTTTAATAAATAGCCCTGTTTAATCACCTGCATCAGTACAGAAGAGAAACTATGTAAGACATTCAGAACTGAAGCAGTGAAGTGTAAGCCTTCATCATCAAAGGATTCATCATAAATCTCAATGTCTGCATAGTTTCATTGGAACAATTTTGTTAAAACTCTGGTTTGCACTTGATTACTACATGAGTGTTGGAGACACTTACTTCCTTGTCCGCTGTTGCTATCGAAGTTGCTTCTACATTTTTATACGGGATAGTTCTATAAACATGGTTTCCATCAACGTTAGAGGGCTCAACTTGTTGGCTGTCTAATTCAGATTGAGTCCTGAATTCTTGAATGCGTTTTTCAAACCGATCTTGCTCAATTTTAGACTGTTCTTTTGATTGTTGAGCATCGGTCAATACCTGAAAGACGAAAAGTAGCAAGTAACATTTAGTGATCTCAAGTTTAAGCATTTTAGCTATCTTTTATTGAGCATTATTTCAAAAGGGTTTGACATTTACATGATGGATATAAGGCTCCAGTTGATTAAGTAAGTCATATCCCTGTCAACATGGCACATATGTTGGCCTCAGTTAGTCACATACGGTGACGTCTCAAAATGCA includes:
- the LOC108823453 gene encoding ADP-ribosylation factor GTPase-activating protein AGD2 isoform X2; translated protein: MQVNSLMTIEAKKKYQFLESISAIMNSHLRYFKLGYDLLNQLEPYIHHVLTDAQQSKEQSKIEQDRFEKRIQEFRTQSELDSQQVEPSNVDGNHVYRTIPYKNVEATSIATADKEVIKQGYLLKRSASLRADWKRRFFVLDNHGSLYYYRNTGNKSAGSQHYYSGLGEHKSGVFRRFRSRHVRSASQGSLDCNMIDLRTSLIKLDAEDTDLRLCFRIISPQMTYTLQAENGADRIDWVNKITAAIATRLNSHFLQQSPINYTSSGAAGDELSLDQKKDCNRRLNMGDDVLTTLRGIHGNDACAECNASDPEWASLNLGVLMCIECSGVHRNLGVHISKVRSLTLDVKVWEPTILDLFRNLGNAYCNGVWEGLLHLDDDCEKRSTNKLELITKPSSKDSFALKEKYIQVKYLEKALVIKDESKTKLTDSTRIWEAVQSKNIREIYRLIVTADANIIINTKFDDITAVDAYHHHVDELDEVRKRHDPNACQRIKASNDSRNCLQGCSLLHVACQSGDPVLLELLLQFGADINMRDYHGRTPLHHCIASGNNAFAKVLLRRGARPSIEDGGGLSVLERAMEMGAIADEELFLLLAECH
- the LOC108823453 gene encoding ADP-ribosylation factor GTPase-activating protein AGD2 isoform X1: MTTFINLEDSPMFQKQVFSLEGTTDELKDRCQKLYKGVKKFMGVLGEASTGVSAFADSLEEFGAGHDDPVSVSIGGPVISKFVNTLRELSSYKEFLRSQVEHVLLERLTNFMTVDLQEAKESRRRFDKAVHSYDQAREKFVSLKKNTRGEVVAELEEDLENSKSAFEKSRFNLVNSLMTIEAKKKYQFLESISAIMNSHLRYFKLGYDLLNQLEPYIHHVLTDAQQSKEQSKIEQDRFEKRIQEFRTQSELDSQQVEPSNVDGNHVYRTIPYKNVEATSIATADKEVIKQGYLLKRSASLRADWKRRFFVLDNHGSLYYYRNTGNKSAGSQHYYSGLGEHKSGVFRRFRSRHVRSASQGSLDCNMIDLRTSLIKLDAEDTDLRLCFRIISPQMTYTLQAENGADRIDWVNKITAAIATRLNSHFLQQSPINYTSSGAAGDELSLDQKKDCNRRLNMGDDVLTTLRGIHGNDACAECNASDPEWASLNLGVLMCIECSGVHRNLGVHISKVRSLTLDVKVWEPTILDLFRNLGNAYCNGVWEGLLHLDDDCEKRSTNKLELITKPSSKDSFALKEKYIQVKYLEKALVIKDESKTKLTDSTRIWEAVQSKNIREIYRLIVTADANIIINTKFDDITAVDAYHHHVDELDEVRKRHDPNACQRIKASNDSRNCLQGCSLLHVACQSGDPVLLELLLQFGADINMRDYHGRTPLHHCIASGNNAFAKVLLRRGARPSIEDGGGLSVLERAMEMGAIADEELFLLLAECH